In one Natronosalvus amylolyticus genomic region, the following are encoded:
- the infB gene encoding translation initiation factor IF-2: protein MSDTDSDTHDPSALRTPIVAVLGHVDHGKTSLLDKVRGSAVIEGEAGAITQHIGATAVPLDIISSMAGELVNPDDFDLPGLLFIDTPGHHSFTTLRSRGGALADIAILVVDVNDGFQPQTLEALDILKRSQTPFIVAANKIDTVPGWNPQEDAPITQTYESQSDRTRQRLDESLYKIIGNLSDQGFSADLYWRVQNFQRNVGVVPVSAMTGEGVPDLLAVMMGLSQRYMKEEMEIDVAGPGVGTVLEVKEEKGFGTTIDTVLYDGTVKKDDTIVVGGLNEPIVTDVRALLQPRPLAEIRTENRFENVDEVGAAAGIKIAAPDLEDAMAGAPVRVVRDRSLEDVIAEVQAELADVAVDTAEEGVVVKADTLGSLEAMGNALSEAEIPIVRAEVGDVAPRDISVASTAEDPKQQAVLGFSVDVLSDAERRAEIDDVQLFTDDVIYQLIEEYTDHVESIERAQQETILDNITRPSRFRVLKDHVFRQNDPAVVGVEIYAGTLQNNTYVVKWDGNETTRVGQVKGIQEQGEDVDEARAGERVSVAIDGPTIGRQVKEGDVLWTDLPEKHAKILEQELKSDIPTDELEALNMYLEKHRKRDPFWGK from the coding sequence ATGTCGGACACTGACTCGGATACGCACGATCCCTCGGCTCTCAGAACGCCGATCGTCGCCGTCCTCGGACACGTCGATCACGGAAAGACCAGTCTCCTCGATAAAGTCCGCGGTTCGGCGGTCATCGAGGGCGAAGCAGGCGCGATTACCCAGCACATCGGTGCGACGGCCGTGCCGCTTGACATCATCTCTTCGATGGCCGGCGAACTCGTCAACCCGGACGATTTCGACCTTCCCGGCCTCCTCTTTATCGACACCCCCGGCCACCACTCCTTTACTACCCTTCGCTCTCGCGGCGGCGCACTCGCCGACATCGCCATCCTCGTCGTCGACGTGAACGATGGCTTCCAGCCACAGACGCTCGAGGCGCTCGACATCCTCAAACGGTCACAGACGCCGTTTATCGTCGCGGCGAACAAGATCGACACCGTTCCGGGCTGGAACCCACAGGAAGACGCCCCGATCACCCAGACCTACGAGTCCCAATCCGACCGTACCCGCCAGCGCCTCGACGAGAGCCTGTACAAGATCATCGGTAACCTCTCCGACCAGGGCTTTTCGGCCGACCTCTACTGGCGCGTCCAGAACTTCCAGCGCAACGTCGGCGTCGTCCCCGTGAGCGCGATGACCGGCGAGGGCGTCCCCGACCTGCTCGCAGTCATGATGGGGCTCTCCCAGCGCTACATGAAAGAGGAAATGGAGATCGACGTCGCCGGCCCCGGCGTCGGCACCGTCCTCGAGGTCAAAGAGGAGAAAGGGTTCGGCACCACCATCGACACGGTCCTCTACGACGGCACCGTGAAAAAAGACGACACGATCGTCGTCGGCGGACTGAACGAGCCCATCGTCACCGACGTTCGTGCCCTGCTCCAGCCCCGTCCGCTGGCCGAGATTCGAACGGAAAACCGATTCGAGAACGTCGACGAAGTCGGGGCTGCAGCCGGGATCAAGATCGCCGCACCCGACCTCGAGGACGCCATGGCCGGCGCACCCGTTCGCGTCGTTCGTGACCGGAGTCTCGAGGACGTCATCGCGGAAGTCCAGGCCGAGTTGGCCGACGTCGCCGTCGACACGGCCGAAGAAGGAGTCGTCGTCAAAGCTGACACGCTGGGTAGCCTCGAGGCGATGGGGAACGCGCTGAGCGAGGCCGAAATCCCCATCGTTCGTGCGGAAGTCGGCGACGTCGCTCCGCGCGATATCTCCGTTGCATCGACGGCTGAGGACCCCAAACAGCAAGCCGTACTCGGGTTCAGCGTCGACGTACTCTCCGATGCCGAACGCCGAGCCGAAATCGACGATGTCCAGCTGTTTACCGACGACGTGATCTACCAACTCATCGAAGAATACACGGACCACGTCGAGTCTATCGAGCGCGCCCAGCAGGAAACAATCCTCGACAACATCACCCGCCCCTCGCGGTTTCGCGTACTCAAAGACCACGTCTTCCGCCAGAACGACCCCGCCGTCGTCGGCGTCGAAATCTACGCGGGCACCCTCCAGAACAATACCTACGTCGTCAAGTGGGACGGCAACGAGACGACACGCGTCGGCCAGGTCAAAGGGATTCAAGAGCAGGGTGAAGACGTGGACGAAGCCCGCGCCGGCGAACGCGTCTCCGTCGCCATCGACGGCCCGACCATCGGCCGACAGGTCAAAGAGGGCGACGTCCTCTGGACCGACCTCCCCGAGAAACACGCCAAGATTCTCGAGCAGGAACTGAAAAGCGACATCCCAACCGACGAACTCGAGGCGCTGAACATGTACCTCGAGAAACACCGCAAGCGCGACCCGTTCTGGGGCAAGTGA
- a CDS encoding asparaginase encodes MDQSGAAERNVSRPEVHVLSTGGTIASTAGEDGKTPSESGSAVLEAVPDIEALASVTVEDICQVSGFQMDGPNANAVADAVERAARSGADGVVVTHGTDTMAETAYFLETVLEAELPVVCTGSQRSFDQLGTDGPTNLRLAVRAAADERFRDAGGVYVAFNETVHAARDVVKHHTSKLETFQSPNLGPVAVETPTGLRFSGSPGPRVPPIPGARFDPDVQVAIVTNALGADGGVLEAALEGPDAVDGIVLAGTGLGNATASLGGVLEQALEGDIPVVLTSRCYAGSSAGVYGGSGGATTLLETGAILGSDLPAWKARLTLWLALGAGKDRTAIRALFDELE; translated from the coding sequence ATGGACCAGTCAGGCGCAGCCGAACGGAACGTCTCGAGGCCCGAAGTTCACGTGTTGAGCACGGGCGGCACCATCGCCAGCACCGCGGGTGAAGATGGTAAAACGCCCTCCGAATCCGGGTCGGCGGTACTCGAGGCCGTCCCCGACATCGAAGCGCTCGCATCGGTGACGGTCGAGGATATCTGCCAGGTATCTGGCTTTCAGATGGACGGGCCGAACGCCAACGCGGTCGCCGACGCCGTCGAACGGGCGGCGCGATCGGGTGCCGACGGCGTCGTCGTCACCCACGGCACCGATACGATGGCAGAGACGGCGTACTTCCTCGAGACGGTTCTCGAGGCGGAGCTCCCGGTGGTCTGTACGGGCTCACAGCGGTCGTTCGACCAGCTAGGCACGGACGGGCCGACGAACCTTCGACTCGCGGTTCGAGCCGCTGCTGACGAACGGTTCCGGGACGCCGGGGGCGTATACGTCGCGTTCAACGAAACGGTACACGCTGCACGCGATGTCGTCAAACATCACACGAGCAAACTCGAGACCTTCCAGTCGCCGAACCTGGGGCCGGTGGCGGTCGAGACGCCGACTGGACTGCGGTTTTCCGGCTCGCCCGGCCCGCGAGTCCCGCCGATTCCCGGCGCCCGTTTCGACCCGGACGTTCAGGTCGCCATCGTGACCAACGCGCTGGGTGCCGATGGGGGCGTTCTCGAGGCCGCCCTCGAGGGACCGGACGCCGTCGACGGTATCGTGCTCGCCGGAACGGGGCTAGGGAACGCGACGGCCTCGCTCGGGGGTGTCCTCGAGCAGGCGCTCGAGGGCGATATTCCGGTTGTGCTCACTTCGCGGTGTTACGCCGGTTCGAGCGCCGGCGTCTACGGCGGCTCCGGCGGCGCGACGACGTTGCTCGAGACTGGAGCCATCCTCGGAAGTGACCTTCCGGCCTGGAAAGCGCGACTCACGCTGTGGCTTGCCCTCGGTGCCGGCAAAGACAGGACGGCCATCCGGGCACTGTTCGACGAACTCGAGTGA
- a CDS encoding PQQ-binding-like beta-propeller repeat protein — protein sequence MNGWNQFRGDERNRSRIDGAGLTTRPTQAWQVELSGALECPPILDDDTVYVGSSAGNLYAFDRQGRRRWVYETTTTTTIAPAVSGYHLCLVLDDRLVGIDSARGTAEWERQIDGLYTTPPTVDGNLGLVGSSDGLTAFRVEGGEEIWTRDLGSPPVGAPAVGSSHVYVATRDEQVHALELGSGETAWSAPTDGVVVGGPTLTDDRAYVADDSGTLLALDPESGQTWFSYEIRAPFASAPTVLEDRDTLLVTAADETLHITDTTFGNRKRRGWLFSKAGLGLDGAPTTDPVCVGENAFVGDDTGGLYGVDLKDLDFTWHLPLEAPIAATPAPLAEGDLFVGDEAGVLTRLTWP from the coding sequence GTGAACGGCTGGAACCAGTTTCGAGGCGACGAACGAAACCGCTCGCGGATAGATGGGGCGGGGCTGACAACTCGGCCGACGCAGGCCTGGCAGGTCGAACTCAGCGGCGCGCTCGAGTGTCCGCCCATCCTCGACGACGACACCGTTTACGTCGGCTCGAGCGCCGGGAATCTGTACGCGTTCGACCGGCAGGGGCGCCGTCGGTGGGTGTACGAGACGACGACCACGACGACCATCGCTCCGGCAGTGAGCGGGTATCACCTCTGTCTCGTGCTCGACGACCGACTGGTCGGTATCGACTCGGCGCGTGGCACAGCCGAGTGGGAGCGACAGATAGACGGCCTCTATACGACGCCACCCACGGTCGACGGGAACCTCGGCCTCGTCGGCTCGAGCGACGGACTCACGGCGTTTCGCGTCGAGGGTGGCGAGGAGATCTGGACGCGGGACCTCGGCTCGCCGCCGGTCGGTGCACCAGCGGTCGGCTCGAGTCACGTCTACGTGGCGACGCGAGACGAGCAGGTCCACGCCCTCGAGTTGGGTTCGGGGGAGACGGCCTGGAGTGCGCCTACCGACGGCGTGGTCGTGGGTGGCCCGACGCTGACTGACGACCGCGCTTACGTCGCAGACGACAGCGGCACGCTGCTCGCACTCGATCCCGAGTCGGGCCAGACCTGGTTCTCGTATGAAATTCGCGCACCGTTTGCGTCCGCGCCGACGGTCCTCGAGGACCGGGACACGCTGTTGGTCACCGCTGCCGACGAAACGTTGCACATCACCGATACCACCTTCGGCAACCGCAAGCGTCGCGGCTGGCTGTTTTCGAAAGCCGGCCTCGGACTCGACGGTGCGCCCACCACCGACCCCGTCTGCGTCGGCGAGAACGCCTTCGTCGGCGACGACACCGGCGGCCTCTACGGGGTGGACCTCAAGGACCTCGATTTCACCTGGCACCTGCCCCTCGAGGCCCCCATCGCGGCCACGCCAGCGCCGCTGGCCGAGGGCGACCTCTTCGTGGGTGACGAGGCGGGCGTTCTCACCAGGTTGACCTGGCCCTGA
- a CDS encoding MFS transporter, with protein sequence MNPLARWRYRDTVLALCTLAFFATMVARLAISPVVPDVMETFEVSNSVVGIALSGLWMTYFLVQFPSGILADRFGERPIILLAVGGTAVTTLLIALAPTFWVFLFATLALGALAGLHYSVATTLLTRTYDNIGSAIGIHNGGGPLAGLIAPVLVAAIAVRYGWRPAVALGVIVAVPIFVLFAWRVEPTEPQRPDQPMRERLELEPLLEVLSRPPIAFTVGLAICCAFVWQGLASFMPTFLMDHRNHSQTLAGIVFSAYFVVQTITQVGVGAVSDRYGRDIAAAGCMICGSSGLLLFVFVSGWLAIGLGVVLVGTGLGWGAALLPRVMDNLSEAERGAGFGLVRTVYGVVGALGSVGTGFFADQFGWAVSFTILAGFLALVLVALVGNYVFRLGY encoded by the coding sequence ATGAATCCACTCGCTCGCTGGCGCTACCGGGACACCGTCCTCGCGCTGTGTACGCTCGCCTTCTTCGCGACGATGGTCGCCCGCCTCGCGATTAGCCCGGTCGTTCCCGACGTCATGGAGACGTTCGAAGTCTCGAACAGCGTCGTCGGAATCGCGCTCTCGGGCCTGTGGATGACCTACTTTCTGGTGCAGTTTCCGAGCGGTATCCTGGCCGACCGGTTTGGCGAACGACCGATCATCCTGCTCGCCGTCGGCGGCACCGCGGTGACGACGCTGCTCATCGCGCTCGCACCGACGTTCTGGGTGTTCCTGTTTGCCACGCTTGCGCTGGGTGCACTCGCCGGATTGCACTATAGCGTCGCCACGACGCTGCTCACCCGAACCTACGACAACATCGGGTCGGCCATCGGCATCCACAACGGTGGCGGGCCACTCGCCGGACTGATCGCCCCCGTCCTCGTGGCCGCAATCGCGGTCCGATACGGTTGGCGACCCGCCGTCGCGCTCGGCGTCATCGTCGCCGTCCCCATCTTCGTCCTCTTCGCCTGGCGGGTCGAACCCACCGAGCCACAGCGGCCCGACCAGCCCATGCGCGAACGCCTCGAACTCGAGCCCCTGCTCGAAGTGCTCTCTCGGCCGCCAATCGCCTTTACCGTCGGGCTCGCCATCTGCTGTGCGTTCGTCTGGCAGGGGTTGGCGTCGTTCATGCCGACGTTTCTGATGGACCATCGCAACCACTCACAGACCCTCGCGGGGATCGTCTTTTCGGCCTACTTCGTCGTCCAGACGATCACGCAGGTCGGCGTCGGGGCCGTCTCCGACCGCTACGGCCGTGACATCGCCGCCGCCGGCTGTATGATCTGTGGCTCGAGCGGGTTGCTCCTGTTCGTGTTCGTTTCCGGCTGGCTCGCCATCGGCCTCGGCGTGGTGCTCGTGGGAACTGGACTCGGCTGGGGGGCAGCACTGTTGCCCCGCGTCATGGACAACCTCTCGGAAGCCGAGCGCGGTGCCGGCTTCGGCCTGGTCCGGACCGTCTACGGCGTCGTCGGGGCGCTCGGCTCGGTCGGCACCGGATTTTTCGCCGACCAGTTCGGCTGGGCCGTTTCGTTTACCATCCTCGCCGGGTTTCTGGCGCTCGTGCTGGTGGCACTGGTTGGCAATTACGTGTTCCGACTCGGGTACTGA
- a CDS encoding excinuclease ABC subunit C, with the protein MNAEAVRERASALPTEPGVYQFRADGTTLYVGKAVDIRTRVRSYADPRSARIRRMVDRADEVDIAVTDTETQALLLEANLIKRHQPRYNVRLKDDKSYPMVQLTAHEAPRIEITRDPNTDPAKSRGKATPAATRGNGLASSRPNGSTGGRENGSTGAAATVFGPFTDKGRLETVVKAIRETYGLRGCSDHKYAGRDRPCLDYEMGLCTAPCTGEIGHESYAEDVAAVTRFFDGETGILADPLRRQMEAAAESENFERAAHLRDRLEAVEAIHGEGSAAVQSVGDERVVDVIGVAIRGAEATVARLRSEGGKLVERDRHTLEAPAADDPEAGGVPGVLAAFLVQYYAERRLPDALLLPERHGDDEVSAWLEGEGVAVRVPGAGREATLVELALKNARQNVGRRDECGLLAEALGLERASRLEGFDVSHAQGTAAVGSNVTFVDGSADKSGYRRKKLSDENDDYANMRRLLEWRARRAVEGRDERPDPDLLVIDGGKGQLEAAREALERVGWDVPAIGLAKADERVITADREYDWPTDAPQLHLLQRVRDESHRFAVQYHQTLRDEVSTVLDDVPGIGPETRKRLLRRFGSVENVRAASLEELQSVDGVGEKTAQVVQKRL; encoded by the coding sequence ATGAACGCCGAGGCGGTTCGTGAACGGGCGTCGGCACTGCCGACAGAGCCCGGCGTCTACCAGTTTCGGGCCGACGGAACCACGCTCTACGTGGGCAAGGCCGTCGACATCCGTACACGAGTTCGCTCCTACGCCGACCCACGCAGTGCTCGAATCCGGCGGATGGTCGACCGGGCCGACGAAGTCGATATCGCCGTCACGGACACCGAAACCCAGGCGCTGTTGCTCGAGGCGAACCTCATCAAGCGCCACCAGCCTCGATACAACGTTCGGCTCAAAGACGACAAGTCCTACCCGATGGTTCAGCTGACGGCCCACGAGGCCCCACGAATCGAGATTACGCGGGACCCGAATACCGACCCCGCCAAGAGCCGAGGGAAGGCTACACCGGCGGCGACTCGAGGAAACGGGTTGGCGAGCAGTCGGCCGAACGGATCGACTGGCGGCCGGGAGAACGGGTCGACCGGCGCGGCCGCGACCGTCTTCGGCCCGTTCACCGACAAGGGCCGCCTCGAGACCGTCGTCAAGGCTATCCGTGAAACCTACGGCCTGCGCGGCTGTTCAGATCACAAGTACGCCGGCCGAGATCGGCCCTGTCTGGACTACGAAATGGGACTGTGCACTGCCCCCTGTACCGGCGAAATCGGCCACGAGAGCTACGCCGAAGACGTAGCCGCTGTGACCCGATTCTTTGACGGCGAAACGGGCATCCTCGCCGACCCGTTACGCCGACAGATGGAGGCCGCCGCCGAAAGCGAGAACTTCGAACGCGCCGCTCACCTTCGTGACCGGCTCGAGGCCGTCGAAGCGATTCACGGCGAGGGGAGCGCGGCCGTCCAGTCGGTGGGCGACGAGCGCGTCGTCGACGTCATCGGCGTCGCGATTCGCGGTGCCGAGGCCACCGTCGCCCGACTCCGCTCCGAAGGGGGGAAACTCGTCGAGCGTGACCGCCACACGCTCGAGGCACCCGCCGCTGACGACCCCGAAGCAGGTGGCGTCCCGGGCGTCCTGGCAGCGTTTCTCGTCCAGTACTACGCCGAGCGACGGCTTCCGGACGCCCTCTTGCTCCCCGAACGTCACGGCGACGACGAGGTGTCGGCCTGGCTCGAGGGCGAGGGCGTCGCCGTCCGCGTCCCCGGCGCTGGGCGGGAAGCGACCCTCGTCGAACTCGCGTTGAAAAACGCCCGACAGAACGTCGGTCGACGGGACGAGTGTGGCCTGCTCGCCGAGGCACTCGGCCTCGAGCGCGCCAGCAGGCTCGAAGGGTTCGACGTGAGCCACGCGCAGGGAACGGCAGCCGTCGGCTCGAACGTGACGTTCGTCGACGGCAGCGCCGACAAGTCGGGATATCGCCGGAAGAAACTGAGCGACGAGAACGACGACTACGCCAACATGCGCCGACTCCTCGAGTGGCGCGCCCGCCGTGCTGTCGAGGGCCGCGACGAGCGGCCCGATCCCGACTTGCTGGTTATCGACGGCGGGAAAGGCCAACTCGAGGCCGCTCGCGAAGCCCTCGAGAGGGTGGGCTGGGACGTTCCCGCAATCGGGCTGGCGAAAGCCGACGAGCGCGTGATAACCGCCGACAGGGAGTACGACTGGCCGACGGACGCCCCACAGCTACACCTCCTCCAGCGCGTGCGCGACGAATCCCATCGCTTTGCAGTTCAGTACCACCAGACGCTGCGCGACGAGGTGTCGACGGTGCTCGACGACGTGCCGGGGATCGGTCCCGAAACGCGAAAGCGCCTGTTGCGTCGATTCGGTAGCGTCGAGAACGTCCGGGCGGCGAGCCTCGAGGAACTCCAGTCGGTCGACGGCGTCGGCGAGAAGACCGCACAGGTGGTCCAAAAGCGGCTGTGA
- the radA gene encoding DNA repair and recombination protein RadA: MPEVDLETLPGVGPATADKLTDAGYDSFQSLAVASPSELSNTADVGESTAGDIVRAARDAADIGGFETGSTVLERRNQIGKLSWHIDEVDDLLGGGIETQSITEVYGEFGSGKSQVTHQMAVNVQLPHEVGGLHGSTIFIDSEDTFRPERIDDMVRGLPDEAIDAALEDREIEGSAGDEEAVDELVASILEKIHVAKAFNSNHQMLLAEKAKEIASEHEDSEYPVRLLCVDSLTAHFRAEYVGRGNLANRQQKLNKHLHDIDKVGNLYNAAVIVTNQVTSNPDAFFGDPTKPIGGNILGHKSTFRMYLRKSKGDKRIVKLVDAPNLADGEAVMRVQDEGLKPE, translated from the coding sequence ATGCCCGAAGTAGATCTCGAGACACTCCCCGGTGTAGGACCGGCAACTGCAGACAAACTCACTGACGCCGGGTACGACTCCTTCCAGAGCCTGGCCGTCGCGTCTCCCTCCGAACTCTCGAACACCGCCGACGTCGGCGAATCGACTGCTGGCGACATCGTTCGCGCCGCCCGTGACGCAGCAGATATCGGCGGCTTCGAAACCGGTTCGACCGTCCTCGAGCGGCGAAACCAGATCGGCAAACTCTCCTGGCACATCGACGAGGTCGACGACCTGCTCGGCGGCGGTATCGAAACCCAGTCGATCACCGAGGTGTACGGCGAGTTCGGCTCCGGTAAGTCCCAGGTCACCCACCAGATGGCGGTCAACGTCCAGTTGCCCCACGAGGTCGGCGGTCTCCACGGCAGCACCATCTTCATCGATTCGGAGGACACCTTCCGACCCGAGCGTATCGACGACATGGTCCGCGGTCTCCCCGACGAGGCCATCGACGCCGCCCTCGAGGATCGTGAAATCGAAGGGTCTGCGGGTGACGAGGAAGCCGTTGACGAACTCGTCGCGAGCATACTCGAGAAGATTCACGTCGCGAAGGCGTTCAACTCCAACCACCAGATGCTACTGGCCGAGAAGGCAAAAGAGATCGCGAGCGAACACGAGGACTCGGAGTACCCCGTTCGCTTACTGTGTGTCGACTCGCTGACCGCCCACTTCCGTGCGGAGTACGTCGGCCGTGGCAACCTCGCCAACCGCCAGCAAAAACTGAACAAACACCTTCACGACATCGACAAGGTCGGCAACCTCTACAACGCGGCCGTCATCGTCACCAACCAGGTTACCTCGAACCCCGACGCGTTCTTCGGCGACCCGACCAAACCCATCGGTGGCAACATTCTCGGCCACAAATCGACCTTCCGAATGTACCTCCGCAAGTCCAAAGGCGACAAGCGAATCGTCAAACTCGTCGACGCGCCGAACCTCGCCGACGGCGAGGCCGTCATGCGCGTCCAGGACGAAGGTCTGAAACCGGAATAA